The Candidatus Arthromitus sp. SFB-mouse-Japan genome includes a region encoding these proteins:
- the pgsA gene encoding CDP-diacylglycerol--glycerol-3-phosphate 3-phosphatidyltransferase — MNLPNKLTIFRVLLIPVFLILLNLNSKIGVLGALTVFIIASITDQLDGYIARKYKLITDFGKFMDPLADKLLVLAAFVSFVDLGIVESILVIVVISREFIITGIRLILATKSGEVVAANIYGKLKTVFQILAIIFLLIELYLINFVSNSFFISVIQVIADAAFYLCVILTVLSGWDYVRKNIKVLKESL; from the coding sequence ATGAATTTACCCAATAAATTAACTATATTTAGGGTGTTATTGATACCTGTTTTTTTAATATTACTAAATTTAAATTCTAAAATAGGTGTTCTTGGAGCATTAACTGTTTTTATAATAGCATCTATTACTGATCAATTAGATGGATATATTGCGAGAAAATATAAATTGATCACGGATTTCGGCAAGTTTATGGATCCTCTGGCAGATAAGTTATTAGTGTTAGCAGCATTTGTTTCTTTTGTAGATCTTGGTATAGTTGAATCTATACTAGTTATAGTTGTAATTTCCAGAGAATTTATTATTACAGGAATAAGACTTATATTAGCAACTAAGAGTGGAGAAGTTGTAGCTGCTAATATTTATGGTAAACTTAAAACTGTTTTTCAAATTTTGGCTATAATATTCCTTTTAATAGAATTATATCTTATCAATTTTGTTAGTAATTCATTTTTTATAAGTGTAATACAAGTAATTGCAGATGCCGCATTTTACTTGTGCGTGATTCTAACTGTTTTATCCGGTTGGGATTACGTTAGGAAAAATATTAAAGTATTAAAGGAGAGTTTATAA
- the recA gene encoding recombinase RecA yields MSFDLDKMKAIEMAMSQIEKQYGKGSIMKLGEQSALNIESVSTGCLDLDIALGIGGLPKGRIIEVYGPESSGKTTVALHVIAEAQKKGGAAAFIDAEHALDPSYAKNLGVDTENLIISQPDNGEQALEIAEALVRSGAIDVIVIDSVAALVPRAEIEGEMGDSHVGLQARLMSQALRKLAGHINKSKCVAIFINQLREKVGVMFGNPETTPGGRALKFYASVRLDVRRIDSIKQGDEIVGNRTRVKIMKNKVAPPFRISEFDIIYNRGISKEGSLLDLAVKENIIQKSGSWFSYKNEKLGQGRENAKQFLLENKSILQEIERLILEKYNIEKSGTSKETKDDVNCLEMNTNNDNITV; encoded by the coding sequence ATGTCTTTTGATTTAGATAAAATGAAAGCTATTGAAATGGCTATGAGTCAAATTGAAAAACAGTATGGTAAAGGTTCGATAATGAAACTTGGTGAACAAAGTGCATTAAATATTGAAAGTGTATCTACAGGTTGCTTAGATTTAGATATTGCATTAGGGATAGGTGGTTTACCTAAAGGAAGAATTATTGAAGTTTATGGACCAGAGTCTTCAGGGAAAACCACAGTTGCTTTACATGTAATTGCAGAAGCTCAAAAAAAAGGAGGAGCTGCAGCATTCATCGATGCTGAACATGCGTTGGATCCGTCATATGCAAAAAACTTAGGAGTAGATACGGAGAATTTAATAATTTCTCAACCGGATAATGGTGAGCAAGCACTTGAAATTGCAGAGGCATTAGTAAGATCAGGGGCTATTGATGTTATTGTTATTGATTCTGTCGCTGCACTTGTTCCTAGAGCTGAGATAGAGGGGGAAATGGGAGATTCACATGTTGGACTTCAAGCTAGACTTATGTCTCAAGCACTAAGAAAACTTGCAGGTCATATAAATAAATCTAAATGTGTGGCAATATTTATAAATCAATTGAGAGAAAAGGTTGGTGTAATGTTTGGTAATCCAGAAACTACTCCAGGAGGAAGGGCATTAAAATTTTATGCTTCTGTCAGATTAGATGTTAGAAGGATTGATTCTATAAAACAAGGTGATGAAATTGTTGGTAATAGAACAAGAGTTAAAATAATGAAAAATAAAGTAGCACCACCTTTTAGGATTTCGGAGTTTGATATTATATACAATAGAGGTATATCTAAAGAAGGAAGTCTTTTAGATCTTGCAGTTAAGGAAAATATAATTCAAAAAAGTGGATCATGGTTTTCATATAAAAATGAAAAGTTAGGACAAGGAAGGGAAAATGCGAAACAGTTTTTACTAGAAAACAAATCTATACTGCAAGAAATAGAGAGGTTGATTTTAGAAAAATACAACATTGAAAAAAGTGGGACATCGAAAGAAACAAAAGATGATGTTAACTGTTTAGAAATGAATACAAATAATGATAATATAACGGTTTAA
- the rny gene encoding ribonuclease Y produces the protein MINNNILNIILPAVNTILVVFMVVMIILMKKRLKERYDASILKIEKEEEERKILFENTKKEAEALKKELLLEAKEDAHRLRMEVEKESRERRTEIQRLERRLLQREETLDKKSDMLDKKERELSLRASEVDKLEENIKEIDSQKRQELEIISNMSSEEAKTFLLNEIKKEITYESAVLIKEFETKLKEESENKAKEIITGAIQRYAADHVSESTVHVVALPNDEMKGRIIGREGRNIRTLEMLTGVDLIIDDTPEAVVLSSFDPVRREIAKIALERLVLDGRIHPTKIEEMVERAKRDIENEIKETGEQALFETGINGVHTEIVKLLGKLKFRTSYGQNVLKHSIEVAYLAGTMALELGLDANIAKRAGLLHDIGKALDHEIEGPHAVIGYEFAKRYNESDAVAEAIGAHHEDIPMTRLESILVQASDAISAARPGARRETLHAYIKRLNQLESIANSYEGVEKSYVIQAGREIRIIVKPDIIDDLSANCMARDIVKRIERELEFPGQIKINVIRETRAIEFAK, from the coding sequence ATGATAAATAATAATATTTTAAATATAATTTTACCTGCTGTGAATACTATTTTGGTTGTATTCATGGTGGTTATGATAATTTTAATGAAAAAACGTTTAAAGGAACGTTATGATGCTTCTATACTTAAGATTGAGAAAGAAGAAGAAGAAAGAAAGATTTTGTTTGAAAATACTAAAAAAGAAGCTGAAGCATTGAAGAAAGAGTTATTGCTTGAAGCTAAAGAAGATGCACATAGATTAAGAATGGAAGTCGAAAAAGAATCTAGGGAAAGAAGAACTGAAATACAAAGATTAGAAAGAAGATTGTTGCAAAGAGAAGAAACCCTAGATAAAAAGAGCGATATGTTAGATAAAAAAGAGAGAGAATTAAGTTTACGTGCATCAGAAGTTGATAAACTTGAGGAAAATATAAAAGAAATTGATAGCCAGAAAAGACAAGAGTTGGAAATAATTTCAAATATGAGTTCGGAAGAAGCTAAAACTTTTTTACTTAATGAAATCAAGAAAGAAATAACTTATGAATCAGCAGTTTTAATAAAAGAATTTGAAACAAAATTGAAGGAAGAAAGTGAAAATAAAGCTAAGGAAATAATAACAGGAGCTATTCAAAGATATGCTGCTGATCATGTTTCTGAGTCTACTGTTCATGTGGTCGCTTTACCTAATGATGAAATGAAAGGGAGGATCATAGGAAGAGAAGGTAGGAATATAAGAACTTTGGAAATGTTGACGGGTGTCGATTTGATTATAGATGATACTCCAGAAGCTGTAGTTTTATCGAGCTTTGACCCTGTTAGAAGAGAGATTGCAAAAATAGCTTTGGAAAGATTAGTGTTAGATGGAAGGATTCATCCTACTAAAATTGAAGAAATGGTTGAAAGGGCAAAAAGAGATATAGAAAATGAAATAAAAGAGACGGGTGAGCAAGCATTATTTGAGACGGGTATTAATGGAGTACATACGGAGATAGTTAAGTTGCTAGGAAAATTAAAATTTAGAACTAGTTATGGGCAGAATGTACTTAAACATTCTATAGAAGTTGCATATTTAGCTGGAACTATGGCTTTAGAGCTTGGTTTAGATGCTAATATTGCAAAAAGAGCGGGGTTGCTTCATGATATAGGTAAAGCTTTAGATCATGAGATAGAAGGACCTCATGCTGTAATTGGATATGAATTTGCTAAACGTTATAATGAGAGTGATGCTGTTGCTGAAGCTATTGGAGCTCACCATGAAGATATACCTATGACTAGATTAGAATCTATATTAGTGCAGGCATCTGATGCTATATCAGCAGCGCGTCCTGGAGCAAGGAGAGAAACCTTACATGCGTATATAAAGAGGTTGAATCAGTTGGAATCTATAGCTAATTCATATGAAGGTGTGGAGAAGTCTTATGTTATTCAAGCTGGAAGAGAAATAAGGATAATAGTTAAACCAGATATTATCGATGATTTGAGTGCTAATTGTATGGCTAGAGATATAGTTAAGAGGATAGAAAGAGAATTAGAGTTTCCTGGACAAATTAAAATAAATGTTATAAGGGAGACGCGAGCAATTGAATTTGCGAAATAA
- a CDS encoding stage V sporulation protein S encodes MEVLKVSTKSNPNSVAGALAAILKEKSLVEIQAIGAGAINQAIKSVAIARGFIAPSGKDIVCIPAFTDIQIDGEERTAIKLIVQPR; translated from the coding sequence ATGGAAGTGTTAAAAGTTTCTACAAAATCAAATCCAAATTCAGTGGCAGGTGCATTAGCGGCAATTTTGAAGGAAAAGTCTTTAGTGGAAATTCAAGCAATTGGAGCTGGTGCTATAAATCAGGCTATTAAGTCTGTAGCTATAGCTAGAGGTTTTATAGCACCTAGTGGTAAAGATATAGTTTGTATACCTGCTTTTACAGATATACAAATTGATGGGGAAGAGAGAACTGCTATTAAATTAATAGTTCAACCTAGATAA
- a CDS encoding HPr family phosphocarrier protein — MESIKVKISNNTGLHARPATLLVKKASSFACDVSVEANGKKVNAKSLIGILSLGATKDTEVTIITSGKDEVEAANELAKLIETLED; from the coding sequence ATGGAATCAATTAAAGTTAAAATTTCAAATAATACTGGTTTGCATGCTAGACCAGCAACATTATTAGTTAAAAAGGCATCTTCATTTGCTTGTGATGTAAGTGTTGAAGCCAATGGAAAAAAAGTTAATGCTAAAAGCCTTATTGGAATTTTATCTTTAGGAGCAACTAAGGATACAGAAGTAACTATTATAACTTCAGGTAAAGATGAAGTTGAGGCTGCTAATGAATTAGCTAAATTAATTGAAACATTAGAAGATTAA
- a CDS encoding tyrosine recombinase XerC, with protein MEYKKCSIIISDFLDYLSGIKGASEKTIKEYRIDLSGFFNFIIKKRLNLKISHHEMDLESLKKISISDMYAYIRYLDKERLNGHNARARKISSLRTFYNYLTDKIKVIDKNIASELETPKIPKRNPIYLDLDESKNILSNIKSRRFYSRDYCIISIFLNCALRLSELVSINLGDIDWRNNSLSIIGKGNKERVIYLNEMVINSIKNYLKDRNEYKIKEGCENALFISSVGRRISNRAIEEMVKKHVRNSNINKKITPHKLRHTSATLMFKHGKIDIRTLQKVLGHENISTTQIYTHVDDEGIKNAFNSNPLNL; from the coding sequence ATGGAATATAAAAAATGTTCAATAATAATATCTGATTTTTTAGATTATTTGTCAGGTATTAAAGGAGCCTCTGAGAAAACTATAAAAGAATATCGAATAGATTTATCTGGATTTTTTAACTTTATAATAAAAAAAAGATTGAATTTGAAAATTTCGCATCATGAAATGGATTTAGAGAGCCTTAAAAAAATTTCAATAAGTGATATGTATGCTTATATAAGATATCTTGATAAAGAGCGTTTAAATGGACATAATGCACGTGCTCGAAAAATTTCTTCTTTGAGAACGTTTTATAATTATCTTACAGATAAAATTAAGGTTATTGATAAAAATATCGCCTCTGAATTAGAAACTCCCAAAATACCTAAACGTAATCCTATTTATTTGGATCTCGATGAGTCTAAAAATATTTTAAGTAATATAAAGAGTCGACGATTTTATTCTCGTGATTATTGTATAATTTCTATATTTTTGAATTGCGCATTAAGATTATCAGAACTTGTTTCTATTAATCTTGGAGATATAGATTGGAGAAATAATTCCTTATCTATTATAGGTAAAGGAAATAAAGAAAGAGTTATTTATTTAAATGAAATGGTTATAAATTCAATAAAAAATTATTTAAAAGATCGTAATGAATATAAAATTAAAGAAGGTTGTGAGAATGCTTTATTTATAAGTTCTGTCGGAAGAAGAATAAGTAATAGAGCTATAGAAGAAATGGTTAAGAAACATGTGAGGAATTCAAATATTAATAAGAAGATTACACCTCATAAGTTAAGGCACACTTCAGCCACTCTTATGTTTAAGCATGGGAAGATTGATATAAGAACTCTTCAGAAAGTTTTAGGTCATGAAAATATTTCTACAACTCAGATATATACACATGTTGATGATGAAGGAATTAAGAATGCTTTTAATTCTAACCCTTTGAATTTATAA
- a CDS encoding aminotransferase class I/II-fold pyridoxal phosphate-dependent enzyme gives MSNFIKTLFGDYIENLYNESCNDIKCIFENLNQVKLQNEYKVLKAFKDNKISDSHFKTTTGYAYTDLGRDGIENLYKDIFGTQSALVRLQFVNGTHAIGCALLGNLSKGDILFSITGQPYDTIKNIIGLNNVNEQKGSLKDLGVSYLECNLKDDGNFDIENIIEILNKNRNIKIIYIQRSRGYSLRKSLLPNDIKDIVKIIKSVDKNLCVFVDNCYGEFTDIIEPTNIGVDLMAGSLIKNIGGGLTPTGGYIVGNTDLIKNAAYRLTVPGIGGECGASLTDLRQVFQGLFIAPHIVVEAMKTAIFTARIFEKLGYDVYPKYDVKRGDIIQAIKLNTSDELINFCKEIQKNSPVDSFLECEPWDMPGYNDQVIMAAGTFISGSSIELSCDAPIREPYVAYLQGSLTFEHGQLAILNSIKKLTQK, from the coding sequence ATGAGCAATTTTATTAAAACTTTATTTGGAGATTATATTGAAAATTTATATAATGAAAGTTGCAACGATATAAAATGTATATTTGAGAACTTAAACCAAGTAAAATTACAAAATGAATATAAAGTCTTAAAAGCATTTAAAGATAATAAAATATCTGACTCACACTTTAAAACAACAACTGGATATGCATATACAGACTTAGGAAGAGATGGTATTGAAAATTTATATAAAGATATTTTTGGAACACAAAGTGCTCTAGTCAGACTTCAATTTGTTAATGGAACTCACGCAATTGGTTGTGCTCTTCTTGGGAATTTATCTAAAGGGGATATTTTATTTTCAATAACAGGTCAACCATACGATACAATAAAAAATATAATTGGATTAAATAATGTAAATGAACAAAAAGGTAGTTTAAAAGATCTTGGGGTGTCTTATCTTGAATGTAATTTAAAAGATGATGGTAATTTTGATATAGAAAATATCATAGAAATCCTTAACAAAAATCGAAATATAAAAATAATTTACATTCAAAGATCAAGAGGATATTCTCTTAGAAAATCACTTCTACCTAACGACATAAAAGATATAGTAAAAATTATAAAAAGCGTAGATAAAAATTTATGTGTTTTTGTTGATAATTGCTACGGTGAATTTACTGATATAATTGAGCCTACAAATATTGGTGTGGATTTAATGGCTGGTTCTTTAATTAAAAATATTGGTGGAGGATTAACTCCAACTGGAGGATATATAGTAGGGAATACTGATTTGATCAAAAATGCTGCGTATAGATTAACAGTTCCTGGTATAGGAGGAGAGTGTGGAGCGAGTCTTACAGACTTAAGACAGGTATTTCAAGGATTATTTATTGCTCCACATATTGTTGTAGAAGCTATGAAAACAGCCATATTTACTGCAAGAATTTTTGAGAAACTTGGTTATGATGTATATCCAAAATATGATGTAAAACGTGGTGATATAATTCAAGCAATCAAACTCAATACATCTGACGAACTAATAAATTTTTGCAAAGAAATTCAAAAAAATTCACCAGTGGATTCTTTCTTAGAATGTGAACCTTGGGATATGCCAGGATACAATGATCAAGTAATAATGGCAGCAGGCACATTTATATCTGGATCATCAATTGAATTATCATGTGATGCTCCAATAAGAGAACCATATGTAGCATACTTACAAGGATCGTTAACTTTTGAGCATGGGCAATTAGCTATCTTAAATAGCATAAAAAAACTAACCCAAAAATAA
- the miaA gene encoding tRNA (adenosine(37)-N6)-dimethylallyltransferase MiaA, whose amino-acid sequence MKEKILILSGPTGVGKTSLSIKLAKKLNGEIISADSMQIYKYMDIGSAKISNSEMDGVPHHLIDICEPDEIFNVSLYSILAKSAIKNIVSRGNLPIIVGGTGLYIRSIIYDQNFCEAGEDKEYRQYLYTLANKNGNKYLHNFLKDVDLESYNKIHYNNVKRVVRALEVYHITNKPFSSFKQKNIPIFDYKYYTLTLNKDDLYKNINIRVYNMIKNGLLNEVTHLKELGYTKDLQSMQGIGYKEILDYLDNTTNYEDAIEKIKQSSRNYAKRQMTWFRKEEGNIFISKDEMNENEILEFIINDFNGS is encoded by the coding sequence ATGAAAGAAAAAATTTTGATATTATCAGGTCCAACTGGAGTTGGTAAGACTAGCTTATCAATTAAGCTAGCAAAAAAATTAAATGGAGAGATAATTTCTGCTGACTCAATGCAGATATATAAATATATGGATATTGGTTCTGCAAAAATATCAAATAGTGAAATGGATGGAGTACCACATCATTTAATCGATATTTGCGAGCCTGATGAAATTTTTAATGTATCGTTATACTCAATACTTGCAAAAAGTGCAATTAAAAATATAGTAAGCAGAGGTAATTTACCTATTATTGTTGGTGGAACAGGTTTATATATTCGATCAATTATTTATGATCAAAACTTTTGTGAAGCAGGTGAAGATAAAGAATATAGACAATATTTATACACTTTAGCAAATAAAAATGGAAACAAATATTTACATAATTTTTTGAAGGATGTTGATTTAGAAAGCTACAATAAAATACATTACAATAACGTAAAAAGAGTTGTAAGAGCATTAGAAGTATATCATATAACAAATAAACCATTCAGCTCATTCAAACAAAAAAATATCCCAATCTTTGATTACAAATATTACACTTTAACATTAAACAAAGATGATTTATATAAAAATATCAATATTAGAGTTTATAATATGATTAAAAATGGTCTTTTAAATGAGGTAACGCATTTGAAAGAACTCGGATACACTAAAGATCTTCAATCAATGCAAGGAATTGGATATAAAGAAATTTTAGATTATTTAGATAATACTACAAATTATGAGGATGCAATTGAAAAAATAAAACAATCTTCAAGGAATTATGCGAAACGTCAAATGACTTGGTTTAGAAAAGAAGAGGGTAATATATTTATTTCCAAAGATGAAATGAATGAAAATGAAATTTTAGAATTTATAATTAATGATTTTAACGGGAGTTAA
- the mutL gene encoding DNA mismatch repair endonuclease MutL, whose protein sequence is MSRVNILDSSITNKIAAGEVVEKPAAIVKELVENSIDAKSKNIIVKITSGGKNSIEIIDDGEGIHRDDIEKIFLPHATSKISSEEDLFNINSFGFRGEALPSIASVSRVSLKSRSEEFDYGMSISLEGGTIINKEECSCNIGTEIIVKDIFFNTPARLKFLKSESRETAIIRDVMTKLAISNYEIGFEYISNGKLIFKTNGMSLRDAIIDIFGFNILNNLFFVENKCEKVHIFGYLGDINFCKSSRNNQYLFVNNRIVKNRNLILSIENAYRDYLTVNKYPFFITFLNIDPKDIDVNIHPTKAEIKFEDERMIYSFLYKTYANELNDCLSNSTLVKKNDITGIITSNDKLLSLSKKNVSPFSKEELQRLMDKRDKLDSYNTNNKIETLPYDLVNNEEFDKNHFEELNENLKFEILNNTQTSDFRIIGQYNKTYIIGEWYDNFYIIDQHVAHEKILFEEFINKIKNGNILKQVIIPSIVHLNELSYSTYQNNKHYFDNCGFTIETFGDNSIIIREVPFEFRDCDAKSLILDIIQNIDNFGSGTLAEVKYDLIATKACKNAIKANCILNDQEIKILISKLMKLENPFTCPHGRPIIIKFSLNEIERMFKRT, encoded by the coding sequence ATGAGTAGAGTAAATATTTTAGATAGTTCCATTACAAATAAAATTGCAGCAGGTGAAGTTGTTGAAAAACCTGCTGCAATAGTTAAAGAATTAGTTGAAAATAGCATTGATGCCAAATCTAAAAATATCATAGTTAAAATTACTAGTGGAGGAAAAAATTCTATAGAAATTATAGATGATGGAGAAGGTATTCATAGAGATGATATTGAAAAAATATTTCTTCCGCATGCCACAAGTAAAATATCATCAGAAGAAGATTTATTTAATATAAACTCATTTGGATTTAGAGGGGAAGCACTTCCAAGTATTGCATCAGTTTCTAGAGTATCATTGAAATCTAGAAGTGAAGAGTTTGATTACGGGATGAGCATCAGTTTAGAAGGTGGAACAATTATTAATAAAGAAGAATGTTCATGCAATATTGGTACGGAAATAATAGTCAAAGATATTTTTTTTAACACTCCTGCAAGACTTAAATTTTTAAAGAGTGAAAGTCGTGAAACTGCAATAATCCGTGATGTTATGACTAAACTTGCTATATCAAATTATGAAATAGGTTTTGAATACATATCAAATGGAAAATTAATTTTTAAAACAAATGGCATGAGTTTAAGGGATGCAATAATTGATATATTTGGTTTTAATATACTAAATAATTTATTTTTTGTAGAAAATAAATGTGAAAAAGTGCATATTTTTGGATATCTTGGAGATATTAACTTCTGTAAGAGTTCAAGAAACAATCAATATCTATTTGTAAATAATAGGATAGTTAAAAATAGAAATTTGATTTTATCTATTGAGAATGCTTACAGAGATTATTTGACAGTAAATAAATATCCATTCTTTATTACATTTTTAAATATTGATCCAAAAGATATAGATGTTAATATACATCCAACTAAAGCTGAAATCAAATTTGAAGATGAAAGAATGATATATAGCTTTTTATATAAAACATATGCAAATGAATTAAACGATTGTTTATCAAATTCAACTTTAGTAAAGAAAAATGATATAACCGGCATTATTACTTCAAATGATAAATTGTTAAGTTTATCTAAAAAGAATGTATCACCGTTTTCAAAAGAAGAGTTACAAAGATTAATGGATAAACGAGATAAATTAGATAGTTACAATACTAATAACAAGATAGAAACATTACCTTACGACCTAGTAAATAACGAAGAATTTGATAAAAATCATTTTGAAGAACTTAATGAAAATTTAAAGTTTGAAATCTTGAATAATACTCAGACTTCAGATTTTAGAATAATAGGACAATACAATAAGACTTACATAATAGGTGAGTGGTATGATAATTTTTACATAATTGATCAACATGTCGCTCATGAAAAAATTTTATTTGAAGAATTTATAAATAAGATTAAAAATGGAAATATCCTAAAACAAGTAATAATTCCTTCTATAGTACATTTAAATGAATTGTCGTATTCTACATATCAAAATAACAAACATTATTTTGATAATTGCGGTTTTACAATAGAAACATTTGGAGATAACTCAATAATAATTAGGGAAGTTCCATTTGAATTTAGAGATTGTGATGCTAAATCTTTAATTTTAGATATAATCCAAAACATTGATAATTTTGGATCAGGAACTCTTGCCGAAGTTAAATATGATTTGATTGCAACAAAGGCATGCAAAAATGCAATTAAAGCAAACTGTATACTTAACGATCAGGAAATAAAAATTTTAATATCAAAACTTATGAAATTAGAGAATCCATTTACTTGTCCACATGGAAGACCAATAATAATAAAATTCTCATTAAATGAAATTGAAAGAATGTTTAAAAGGACTTAA